The sequence GTTATGGCACCGGGGCGATTATGGCGGTGCCCGCCCACGACCAGCGCGACTTTGAGTTTGCCCGCAAGTTTAATCTGCCGGTGACGGTGGTGGTACAGCCGGAGGGGGACACCCTCAATGGCGACACCATGACTACCGCCTGGGCGGGAGAAGGGGTGATGGTCAACTCTGGGCCCCTGGACGGAACCCCGGCTGGCAAGGGTGAGGGGCAGAGCGTGGCAGCGGCGATCGCCTGGCTAGAAGCCAACGAAAAGGGGCAGGGCGAGGCCAACTACCGCCTGCGCGACTGGCTAATCTCCCGCCAGCGCTACTGGGGAGTGCCAATTCCGGTGGTGCACTGCCCCGAGTGCGGCATTGTGCCCGTGCCCGATGAGCAGCTACCCGTCACCCTGCCCGAAGATGTAGAGTTTTCGGGGCGGGGTGCGTCGCCCTTGGCTCAGCTAGAGCACTGGGTAAATGTGCCTTGCCCGGCTTGTAACCGCCCTGCCCGGCGCGAAACCGACACCATGGACACGTTTATTGACTCGTCCTGGTACTTTTTGCGCTACACCGATGCAAAGAATCCCGAGCAAGCCTTTGACTCAATCAAGGCCAACGGCTGGATGCCCGTAGACCAGTATGTGGGCGGCATTGAGCACGCCATTTTGCACCTGCTGTACTCGCGGTTTATTACCAAGGTGCTGCGCGATCGCGGTCTGCTGTCCTGCGACGAACCCTTCCAGCGGCTGCTGACCCAGGGCATGGTGCAAAACACCGCCTACAAAAACCCAAAAACCGGCAGATACGTCGCCCCTGAGGATGTTGCTGATCCGACGAATCCAGTCGACCCTGACACCGGCGATACCCTGGAGGTGTTTTACGAAAAAATGTCGAAGTCGAAGTACAACGGCGTTGACCCCAAGGCGGTGCTGACCAAATACGGGGCCGACACCGCCCGCATGTTTATTCTCTTCAAAGCGCCCCCTGAGAAAGATCTGGAGTGGGACGACGCTGACGTGGAGGGGCAGTTCCGCTTTCTCAATCGGGTGTGGCGGCTGGTCACCGAATACATCAACACCGTAGGGGCGCACAGCCGTGCGCCCCTACCCGACTCCGCCGATCTCTCTAAGGACGAGAAAACCCTGCGTCGCGCCATTCATACTGCCATTCAGGCAATTACCGAAGACATCGACGGCGACTACCAGTTCAACACCGCCGTCTCGGAGCTAATGAAGCTCAGTAATGCGCTAACCGATTCTGCGGCCAAAGAGTCTCCAGTTTATACCGAGGGGGTGCGAGCCTTGGTGCTGCTGCTGGCTCCCTTTGCCCCCCATCTGGCCGATGAACTCTGGCACCAGCTGGGCAACGAAGACTCTATCCACCGTGCCCCCTGGCCCGTCTTTGACCCCACTGCCCTGGTCGTGGATGAGATTACTTTAGTGATCCAGATTATGGGCAAAACGCGCGGCACCTTGGAGGTCCCTGCCGACTCGGACAAAGCGGCCCTCGAAAAATATGCCCGCGAGTCAGAGGCGGCCCAGCGCTACCTGACGGGTAAAGAGATCAAAAAGGTGATTGTGGTACCGGGCAAGCTGGTCAATTTTGTAGTGGCGGGGTAACCCAGCGACCTGCTCGATTGAGTATTGACCGACCTAGCGTGAAGAGAGCCAGGTCCAAAGCACATCGCTCGCCATGGGGCGAGCGATGTGGTAGCCCTGGGCCAAATCGCAGCCAATTTCAGTTAGGTAGTCTAGGGTTTGAGCATCTTCGACGCCCTCAGCGGTGCAGCGTAGCCCCAGACTATGGCCCAGATCGACAATAAATTTCACCACCGTGCGTGACTCCTGAGAATTCATCGCCGTCATGACAAAGGATTTATCGACCTTAATTTCTGAAAACGGTAGCCGCACCAATTGCAACATTGACGAAAAGCCGGTGCCGAAGTCGTCAATGGACAGATGAAAGCCAATCATCCGCAGGCGAGTCAGTAGATCGAGGGAGGCTACAGGGTCATCCATAGCGCTGGTTTCGGTGAGTTCAAAAATTAGCCGGGTGGGGTCGAGGGCTTGGGCCTGGCATTGCTCATAGACCCGTTCAAACAGGGTGCCATTACCTAGAGTACGGGCCGAGATATTGACCGACAGCACGAGGCGATCGCAGGTTTCTGACCCCAGCCTGGCCCCGTTTGGCTTAGTCTGGCCACAGAATGACCTAAACCAGGCCAGCGCCTGATCAATCACCTGGTCTGTGAGGGGATCAATCAGATCGCAGCTTTCGGCCAGCGGAATAAAGCGCCCCGGCAGC is a genomic window of Nodosilinea sp. E11 containing:
- the leuS gene encoding leucine--tRNA ligase, whose protein sequence is MESKYNPAEIEQKWQQVWAEQGLDKAIENPDQPKFYALSMFPYPSGNLHMGHVRNYTITDVVARVRRMQGYRVLHPMGWDAFGLPAENAAIDRGVHPAQWTYQNIDQMRAQLQELGLSYDWDREVATCAPDYYRWTQWIFIQMLTMGLAYQKEAAVNWDPIDQTVLANEQVDSEGKSWRSGALVEKKLLRQWFLKITDYAEELLQDLDKLPGWPERVRTMQANWIGKSTGAQVVFTTEAGDALPVFTTRPDTLWGATFMVLSPEHPLVEKLTAPDRVAAVDDYRKAAAAKSEIDRTAEDREKTGVWTGSYAVNPVNGAKIPIWIADYVLMGYGTGAIMAVPAHDQRDFEFARKFNLPVTVVVQPEGDTLNGDTMTTAWAGEGVMVNSGPLDGTPAGKGEGQSVAAAIAWLEANEKGQGEANYRLRDWLISRQRYWGVPIPVVHCPECGIVPVPDEQLPVTLPEDVEFSGRGASPLAQLEHWVNVPCPACNRPARRETDTMDTFIDSSWYFLRYTDAKNPEQAFDSIKANGWMPVDQYVGGIEHAILHLLYSRFITKVLRDRGLLSCDEPFQRLLTQGMVQNTAYKNPKTGRYVAPEDVADPTNPVDPDTGDTLEVFYEKMSKSKYNGVDPKAVLTKYGADTARMFILFKAPPEKDLEWDDADVEGQFRFLNRVWRLVTEYINTVGAHSRAPLPDSADLSKDEKTLRRAIHTAIQAITEDIDGDYQFNTAVSELMKLSNALTDSAAKESPVYTEGVRALVLLLAPFAPHLADELWHQLGNEDSIHRAPWPVFDPTALVVDEITLVIQIMGKTRGTLEVPADSDKAALEKYARESEAAQRYLTGKEIKKVIVVPGKLVNFVVAG
- a CDS encoding EAL domain-containing response regulator, coding for MSDRRLLILDDDPMIGETIQRIAEFAGLEVHFTPDPTRFFSLLHEWQPTHIALDLVMPAMDGLQVMAKLAKLSCRARIIITSGVGSRVLDAAGRSAAEHGLDIVGVLAKPFSPTQLRDLLVGHTASAPEPPSAAAAPDPLQCPELTVADLEQALDRREFVLAYQPKVLCTTGELAGFEALVRWAHPTYGLLLPGRFIPLAESCDLIDPLTDQVIDQALAWFRSFCGQTKPNGARLGSETCDRLVLSVNISARTLGNGTLFERVYEQCQAQALDPTRLIFELTETSAMDDPVASLDLLTRLRMIGFHLSIDDFGTGFSSMLQLVRLPFSEIKVDKSFVMTAMNSQESRTVVKFIVDLGHSLGLRCTAEGVEDAQTLDYLTEIGCDLAQGYHIARPMASDVLWTWLSSR